From the genome of Agromyces intestinalis:
AGCCCGTGCTCGCGGGCCGCCAACTCGTCACCGAGCTCACCGGGCCCGACTCCGCCGGCTTCACCTGGACGATCTCGAACGGCGACGAGGCCGCCGACCGGCTCGCCTCCGGCGAGGCGTACGCGGTGCTCACCATCCCGGCCGACTTCTCGGCCTCGGTCACCTCGCTCGGCGGCGCCGACCCCACCCAGGCGCAGCTGCAGATCCGCACCGACGACGCCCACGGGTACCTCGCGGGTTCGGTCGCGCAGTCGGTCGGCACCGCGATGACCGCCGCGTTCGGGCAGCAGCTCACCGCGCAGTACCTCGAGGGGTTCTACTCGCAACTGGCCGGGTTCGGCGGATCGCTCGGCGAGGCCGCCGACGGCGCCGGGCAGCTCGCGACCGGAGCGTCCGGCCTGGCCGAGGGCGTCGGGCAGCTGTCCGGCGGCGTCGCGCAGGCGGCTTCGGGGGCGACGGATGCCGCGGCGGGCGCCGCGGCATACGCCGACGGTGTGCGCCAGTACACCCAGGGCGTCGACGGCATCGCGTCGGGGCTCGGCGAACTGAGTGCGGGTGCGGCCGGGCTCGACGAGATCTCGAACCAGTGGGACGCGTACACGGGCGGCATCGCCCAGGGCGTCGACCAGGTCGAGCAGCAGGTCGGCCCCGTCGCCGACCGGTTCGCGGCGCTGCTCGCCGAGCACCCCGAGCTGCTCGAGCAGTACCCGCAGCTCGCCGAGGCGGCCGGCGCCATCGACGGGGTCCGCACCCAGCTCGGCCAACTCGCCACCGGCGGGCAGCAGCTCGCCGCAGCATCCCGGGGCGCGATCGACGGCGTGCAGGGCGGTATCGACGGACTCGCCGGCGGCGCCGCGCAGCTCGCGACCGGCTCGGCCGGCCTGCGCGACGGCGCGACCGGACTCGCGTCGGGCGTCGGTGAGCTCGCGAACGGCCTCGGGCAGCTCTCCACGGGTGGGCGCGAGGCGGCCGCGGGCGCAGGGCAGCTCGCCGACGGCACCCGCACCTTCGCGGACGGGCTCGCCTCGGGTGCCGAGCAGGCGAAGGCGCTCACCGACCTCGACGCCGAGCGCACCGCGAAGGTCGTCTCGGAGCCCGTCGTCGTCGACGCCGCGCGCGACCACGAGATCGACGGCACGGGTGGCATCATCGCCATGATGTTCGCGCCGATCGGGCTGTGGATCGGGGCGCTCGCGATGTTCCTCGTGTTCCGTCCGTTCGGGCGCGAGGCGTTGCGCAGCACCGCGTCGACCGGCGGCCTCGTGTGGCGCACGCTCGCGCGCGCCGGGCTGGTGGCGCTCGTGCAGGCGGCCGCCGTGGTGGCGCTCGTGCACACCACGCTCGGCGTGACGTGGAGCGTGCTGCCGCAGACGCTCGCCTTCTCGGCGCTGCTCGCGCTCGCGTTCACCGCGATCCACGCGTTCCTCACGGTCGCGCTCGGCCGGGGCGGGGCGATCGTCTCGCTCGTGCTGCTCGCACTGCAGCTCGCCGCGACCGGGGGACTGCTGCCGGTGGAGGTGCTGAGCGGGCCGTTCCAGGCGATCAGCCCGCTGCTGCCGCTGACCTGGGCGGTCGACGGCATGCAGGGGATCGTCGCCGGTGCGGGCGGGGCCGGCGTGGCCGGCGCGGCGGGGGTGCTCGCTGCGATGGCGGCCGTCGCGATCGCCGGCACCGCGCTCGTGGTCGGCAGGAGGCGAGGCATCCGATCGATCGGGTTCGCGGCGACCGCGCTCGGCTGAGCGCGTTCGCAACCCCCTGCCCGGCGGGGGCCCGGCTGTTAGCCTGAGTTCGATGCCTGGGAGGACCGCCGAATGACGAACGCCCCCGAAGCCGACCACGCGACCGAACGCGACGACGCACCGCCGTCGGCCGTGTACGACATGGTCGTCGTGTCGAACCGGCTGCCCGTCGACTACGTCGGCGGCGACGGTCCCGACACCGAGTGGAAGACCTCTCCCGGTGGGCTGGTGACCGCGCTCGAACCCGTGATGCGGGCCGCCGACGGCGCGTGGATCGGGTGGGCCGGCGTCGCCGACCGCGAGTTCGACGCGTTCGAGCACGACGGGATCGAGCTCATCCCGGTGTCGCTCACCGCCGACGAGGTCGCCGACTACTACGAGGGGTTCTCGAACGACACCCTCTGGCCGCTCTACCACGACGTGATCGCGCCGCCGTCGTTCCACCGCGAGTGGTGGGACGCGTACGTGCGGGTCAACCGGCGGTTCGCCGACGCCGCTGCCCTCGCCGCCGCCGAGGACGCGGTCGTCTGGGTGCAGGACTACCAGCTGCAGCTCGTGCCCCGGATGCTCCGCGAGCAGCGCCCCGACCTCGTGATCGGGTTCTTCAACCACATCCCGTTCCCCGCCTACGGCATCTACTCGCAGCTGCCGTGGCGGCGTCAGGTCGTCGACGGCCTGCTCGGCGCCGACGTGATCGGATTCCAGCGCGCCGCCGACGCCGGCAACTTCTCACGCGCCGTACGCCGCCTGTTCGGCTACACCACGCGGGGTTCGGTGATCGAGGTGCCCGACGGTGGCACGGGCACGCGCCGGGTGGTCGCACGCCACTTCCCGATCTCGATCGACGCGGCCGGCTTCGAAGAGATCGCCCGCCGACCCGAAGTGCAGGCGCGGGCCGCAGAGATCCGCGAGAGCCTCGGGTCGCCGCGTACGGTCATGCTCGGCGTCGACCGGCTCGACTACACCAAGGGCATCCGCCACCGGCTGAAGGCCTTCGGCGAGCTGCTGCGCGACGACCGGCTGTCGGTCGAGGACGTGACGCTCGTGCAGGTCGCCAGCCCGTCGCGCGAGCGCGTCGAGACGTACCGGCAGCTGCGCGACGAGATCGAGCTCACGGTGGGTCGACTGAACGGCGACTACTCGACGCTCGGTCACCAGGCGATCGCCTACCTCCACCACGGCTATCCCCGTGAAGAGATGGTGGCGCTCTACCTCGCGGCCGACGTCATGCTCGTGACAGCGCTGCGCGACGGCATGAACCTGGTCGCGAAGGAGTACGTCGCCTGCCGGTTCGACAACGACGGCACCCTGGTGCTCAGCGAGTTCACGGGCGCGTCGGACGAGCTGCGCCAGGCGATCCTCGTCAACCCGCACGACATCGAGGGCCTGAAGGACGCCATGATCGGCGCCGTCGAGATGCCACAGAAGGAGCGCGCCCGACGGATGCGCTCGCTGCGCAAACGCGTGCGCGACAACGACGTGGCGAAGTGGTCGGCGAGCTTCCTCGAAGCGCTCACGGGGTCGGGCCGGCTCACGGCCGGGCTCTCCGACCAGCTCATGGCCGACCTCGATCGGCTCGCGCGCACCGACCGCATGCTCGTCGCGCTCGACTTCGACGGCACGCTCGCCCCGATCGTCGATCGGCCCGAGGACGCCAGGGCCACCGACGGCGCCCGACGCGCGATCGAGCAGCTCCTCGGGCTTCCCGACACTCGGGTCGCGATCGTGTCGGGCCGTGCGCTCGGCAGCCTCACCGAGGTCGCGGCCCCGCCCGAGGGCGTGCTGCTGTCGGGTTCGCACGGTGTCGAGCTGCAGCTCGACGGGGGCGATGTCACCATCGACTTGCGCGACGCCGAACGCGCCGACCTCGACCGGCTCACCGACCTCGTCGAACGGGTCGCATCGACGGGCGAGGGCGCCTGGGTCGAGCACAAGCCCGCGGGCATCGCCCTGCACACGCGCCGGATGTCTCCGACCGCCGGTGCGGCGCTGCAGCAGGCCGCGCGTGGGCGCGTCGCCGAGGAGCTGCCCGGCATCACGACGCGGTCGGGCAAGAGCGTGCTCGAGTTCTCGGTGCGATCCAGCGACAAGGGCGAATCGCTCAACCGGCTGCGCCAGCACGTCGGGGCGAGCGGCGTGCTGTACCTGGGCGACGACGTCACTGACGAAGACGCGTTCGCGGTGCTCGAGGCCGACGACCTCGGGGTCAAGGTGGGGTCCGGCAAATCGATCGCGTCGCACCGGGTGCGCAGCACGGCCGACGTCGTCGGGCTGCTCGAGCACCTCGTCGAGGCGCGGGCGGCGGCGGCCGGGGCATCCCCGCGCTGGCCATAGACTCGTCGCATGTCCCAGATCGACCCCAAACCCCGTAGTCGCGTCGTCACCGACGGCATCGAAGCCACCACCAGCCGAGGCATGCTGCGCGCCGTCGGCATGGGCGACGCCGACTGGGACAAGCCGCAGATCGGCATCGCGAGCTCGTGGAACGAGATCACCCCCTGCAACCTCTCGCTCGACCGCCTCGCGCGCGCCGCGAAAGAGGGCGTGCACGCCGGCGGCGGGTACCCGCTGCAGTTCGGCACCGTGTCGGTGTCCGACGGCATCTCGATGGGTCACGAGGGCATGCACTTCTCGCTCGTCTCACGCGAGGTCATCGCCGACTCGGTCGAGGTCGTCATGCAGGCCGAGCGCCTCGACGGTTCGGTGCTGCTCGCCGGCTGCGACAAGTCGATCCCCGGCATGCTGATGGCCGCGGCCCGTCTCGACCTCTCCTCGGTCTTCCTCTACGCCGGCTCGATCGCGCCCGGCTGGGTGCGCCTGTCCGACGGCACCGAGAAGGACATCACGATCATCGACTCGTTCGAGGCGGTCGGCGCGGTCAAGGCCGGCAAGATGAGCGAGGCCGACGCGAAGCGCATCGAGTGCGCGTTCGCGCCCGGCGAGGGTGCGTGCGGCGGCATGTACACCGCGAACACGATGGCGTCGGTCGCCGAGGCGCTCGGGCTCTCGCTGCCCGGTTCCGCGTCGCCCGCGTCGGCCGACCGCCGCCGCGACTACTACGCGCACCGCTCGGGCGAGGCCGTGGTCAACCTGCTGAACCGGGGCATCACCGCCCGCCAGATCCTCACCAAGGAGGCGTTCGAGAACGCGATCGCGGTCGGCATGGCGCTCGGCGGTTCGACGAACATCGTGCTGCACCTGCTCGCCATCGCCCGCGAGGCCGAGGTCGAGCTCACCCTCGACGACTTCAACCGCATCGGCTCGAAGGTGCCGCACATCGGCGACCTGAAGCCGTTCGGCAAGTACGTCATGAACGACGTCGATCGCCGCGGCGGGGTTCCGGTGCTCATGAAGGCGCTGCTCGACGCGGGGCTGCTGCACGGCGACGTGCTCACCGTCACCGGCAAGACGATGCGCGAGAACCTGGAAGAGCTCGACCTGCCGCCGCTCGACGGCGAGGTGCTGCACACCCTCGACGACCCGATCCACGAGACCGGCGGCCTCACCATCCTGAAGGGCACGCTCGCGCCCGAGGGCGCGGTCGTCAAGACCGCCGGCTTCGAC
Proteins encoded in this window:
- a CDS encoding YhgE/Pip family protein, translating into MSTRLQALLGTGVRRRRTRAAALLATVLVVPLAVAGIIAGALGGADDRLDAIPAIVVNDDEMVSMTLPDGTEQPVLAGRQLVTELTGPDSAGFTWTISNGDEAADRLASGEAYAVLTIPADFSASVTSLGGADPTQAQLQIRTDDAHGYLAGSVAQSVGTAMTAAFGQQLTAQYLEGFYSQLAGFGGSLGEAADGAGQLATGASGLAEGVGQLSGGVAQAASGATDAAAGAAAYADGVRQYTQGVDGIASGLGELSAGAAGLDEISNQWDAYTGGIAQGVDQVEQQVGPVADRFAALLAEHPELLEQYPQLAEAAGAIDGVRTQLGQLATGGQQLAAASRGAIDGVQGGIDGLAGGAAQLATGSAGLRDGATGLASGVGELANGLGQLSTGGREAAAGAGQLADGTRTFADGLASGAEQAKALTDLDAERTAKVVSEPVVVDAARDHEIDGTGGIIAMMFAPIGLWIGALAMFLVFRPFGREALRSTASTGGLVWRTLARAGLVALVQAAAVVALVHTTLGVTWSVLPQTLAFSALLALAFTAIHAFLTVALGRGGAIVSLVLLALQLAATGGLLPVEVLSGPFQAISPLLPLTWAVDGMQGIVAGAGGAGVAGAAGVLAAMAAVAIAGTALVVGRRRGIRSIGFAATALG
- a CDS encoding bifunctional alpha,alpha-trehalose-phosphate synthase (UDP-forming)/trehalose-phosphatase, whose product is MTNAPEADHATERDDAPPSAVYDMVVVSNRLPVDYVGGDGPDTEWKTSPGGLVTALEPVMRAADGAWIGWAGVADREFDAFEHDGIELIPVSLTADEVADYYEGFSNDTLWPLYHDVIAPPSFHREWWDAYVRVNRRFADAAALAAAEDAVVWVQDYQLQLVPRMLREQRPDLVIGFFNHIPFPAYGIYSQLPWRRQVVDGLLGADVIGFQRAADAGNFSRAVRRLFGYTTRGSVIEVPDGGTGTRRVVARHFPISIDAAGFEEIARRPEVQARAAEIRESLGSPRTVMLGVDRLDYTKGIRHRLKAFGELLRDDRLSVEDVTLVQVASPSRERVETYRQLRDEIELTVGRLNGDYSTLGHQAIAYLHHGYPREEMVALYLAADVMLVTALRDGMNLVAKEYVACRFDNDGTLVLSEFTGASDELRQAILVNPHDIEGLKDAMIGAVEMPQKERARRMRSLRKRVRDNDVAKWSASFLEALTGSGRLTAGLSDQLMADLDRLARTDRMLVALDFDGTLAPIVDRPEDARATDGARRAIEQLLGLPDTRVAIVSGRALGSLTEVAAPPEGVLLSGSHGVELQLDGGDVTIDLRDAERADLDRLTDLVERVASTGEGAWVEHKPAGIALHTRRMSPTAGAALQQAARGRVAEELPGITTRSGKSVLEFSVRSSDKGESLNRLRQHVGASGVLYLGDDVTDEDAFAVLEADDLGVKVGSGKSIASHRVRSTADVVGLLEHLVEARAAAAGASPRWP
- the ilvD gene encoding dihydroxy-acid dehydratase, which translates into the protein MSQIDPKPRSRVVTDGIEATTSRGMLRAVGMGDADWDKPQIGIASSWNEITPCNLSLDRLARAAKEGVHAGGGYPLQFGTVSVSDGISMGHEGMHFSLVSREVIADSVEVVMQAERLDGSVLLAGCDKSIPGMLMAAARLDLSSVFLYAGSIAPGWVRLSDGTEKDITIIDSFEAVGAVKAGKMSEADAKRIECAFAPGEGACGGMYTANTMASVAEALGLSLPGSASPASADRRRDYYAHRSGEAVVNLLNRGITARQILTKEAFENAIAVGMALGGSTNIVLHLLAIAREAEVELTLDDFNRIGSKVPHIGDLKPFGKYVMNDVDRRGGVPVLMKALLDAGLLHGDVLTVTGKTMRENLEELDLPPLDGEVLHTLDDPIHETGGLTILKGTLAPEGAVVKTAGFDATVFEGPARVFERERGAMDALTNGEISHGDVVVIRYEGPKGGPGMREMLAITAAIKGAGLGKDVLLLTDGRFSGGTTGLCVGHLAPEAVDAGPIAFVRDGDLIRVDIAARSIDLLVDESELAARREGWAPLPPRYTRGVLAKYSKLVRSAAEGATTG